The sequence below is a genomic window from Oxyura jamaicensis isolate SHBP4307 breed ruddy duck chromosome 20, BPBGC_Ojam_1.0, whole genome shotgun sequence.
CTCAGCTAAGTCTTCagtaaatgaagtaaaataattgCACAAGGGGAAATAAATCTTGTTTCATAACGTGGGATTTTAGACCAGTCCTGCTTCCCCTGGCTTGTGAGAGGTTGCTGTACCAAGAGAATCATTTCCCTCTGTCGTGTGCTGGCTCCTCTTGAACTCCTCTGTCGCTGTGGTTCTGCAGACTGCTGCAGAATGACTCTTCTTGAATCATACTCGCATGTCATTCCCTTCCATCACAGGCTGCTTGCTGGAAAAGCAACTCTCCTCTATCTTGTATTGGTTGTTTGCTTTAACCCTCAAATAAATATGGTTTAGATTTGTTCCGTGTCTGCTATGACCTTGTTATGTTGATAGtttttgtactgggtctgtacaacatctctctttttctggcTATATCCCAAACTGTGGTTATATTTACAGCAGCTCTCTAGCATTTAGCTCTAAGAGTGGCTTTGCTGTAGTTCTGAGAGGAACATTAGTGAACAAGTTTGTTAGTTTGGTACCAATCTTTGGGAATTACAGGCTCAAATTTTAATCTGATGTAATTTACCTGAGTGTGAACCTCACCTTAGACCAccaatttgtttttcacttctgctttatTATAAAGGCTTGGGGTTGGTGTGCCCCCACCTACTATCAACCCCCCAAAATTCAGTAAGACAACTCTGGAATTTATCTGCTTTAACTCcttcattttctattctttttgtgttttatgtaaGTCTGACTCAATTTACAGGGATCTGGCCTGACTGtctgtgcttgttttctgttggaTATGAAGTACGTACCGTAAAGATAACAGCGTGTGGCTGTGTGTACGGTTGCTTCACCGCCGGGTGGATGTAGTGCTACGATGAGTAACACAGGAGACactgttggtttgtttgtttacagtaGGAAGCTATTACTATTTTGATATGTCTGTTTGAGCTCGTATCACAGAATGTTTATAGCACTATTAAGCACTAGATCTGCATTTACTCATGCTGGtaataaaaatgctataaaatctTACTAGGAGTCATTTTATACGTATGTAGCTTCATCCATTCTAAGCCTTTAAAAACactacttctttaaaaaagaaaaaaaaaagtgagtcgTATCATCAATAAAACTTCTAAGTACTTAGTAAGGTTTATAAAGCATAGCCCAGCTCTTGTCCTagccatatttttatttattctattagCTGTAGCCCTCTGGAGGTGTATCTTACGGCCACCTAACAAAACACTTGCAGTCGTTTATGTAGGGAATCAGGTAATTCTTGCTAACacaaaaattaacagaatttcagataaaattcaGGCTGTCATATCGAGATCAAAACCAACCTTAGTTGTATTAACAACCAAACAGAATTCCTGCATTAGGGCACTTAGAATTGCAGAAACTGAcaggtgctggggagcagaaaCTTTCTCTGAGATGCTTATGCTAGAACTTTGCATGAAGATTCCTGCTGTCCTGAGCCACCGTTGGAGACTAGATGCTACAAGTAATCAAAGATCTGACCAagccttttctctgctttggagTTAGTGTCAGACTGCATTGCAAATTGAATTGTACTGTTTAGGTGAAAATGGTCTTTTAGCACCAGTTGACAGCAAAGAGTGACCTCCTGCTACCCCGAATGAGGATAATTTGCCACAGGCTAACTCAAGTCCTTTTCAAAAActattgattttcattttaaatccatCATTACCCCTCACGTCTGCAGCATTTCATAATAGAAAGTGAGAAGTGTCTTGGGAGGAGTAACGTGGAAAactggggagaagaggaaggctgGTTTTGAGGTCAGAGCCCTGTCAGCTGCTAttggttgttttgttgtctCATTGATTacttgagaaaatgttttttttccgATCTCTGCTTAACCCCATATTTACAGAAGGGCCCCTATGATATTGTTTCTGAGTAgaagtgctttgaaatattaacatgaaaaaaaataggaaagagtTTATCCTAAAGACTCATTCTCATgtgcatgtgattttttttttttcttcaatacaGATTAGAAGCGATACATCAGAGATCCTGGAAGAGACCATTCCGCTCATTAAAGACAAGGTGATGGAAATGAACCACGTCTATGCCAAAATTGATAAATTGGAGGTTTGTTAATTGTATTGGAAAGTTTACATccttctttttgtgtgttttatagGTTAACTGTCTAGGTATTTGCATGAAGCACTCAGATGTTTAGGGTtccctgctgtttgtttttaaatcaatgtgATTCTTACCTGTGGTTCAGCACATGCAATTTTTTATGGTTTTGGAACATCACAGAGTAATTTATTGCTGTGGATTCTCCAATTCCTAATGCTGGATTAAAAGTATTTGATGTTAATAATGCTAATCatgttaatttgttttgtgaCTCAAAGGAGTGTCTGTGAAACCacttataaattaaaaaaaaactaaagtcTTGCATCCAGTGCTGAACATACACTCAAGCTGTTTGTGATAGCCTTATGTAGTTGCGGGGAGATCTCTGAGCCCCCATCTTCGGCCGTGTATTTTGGTGTTTATTGTATCCTGAATGAGGGAAGCCGGTATGACTCACTAAGATGCCCTCACCATATTTAGTAAGCAGCATGTTAAAATTTGTGTCAACTGAGGGCGAGTTTGCCTCTAGGaagaatataattaaaacatGACGAGATAAATTGTGTAATgcttaaaatcacttttaacTGACTTAGAAGTGAAATAAACTGAATGTGGCATTAATTCCAGCTAGGTAGTTCTTTAGCTTCAAGCTCTACCCCTGTACAAAGTAGTAATATTCTCTGATGAGATATACAGCTGTGGGAGGGACAGGGCAATTGACTTTGCTTTAAGCAAATtttgttaaatgcattttttttttttttgtagtttgcCTTTTTACACCTATATTTGGTAACAGATTTATCAATCCCCCCCCGCCCAATACAGCGAGGGGAAAAACACCCTTCCTGCCCCTCACCCAGTTCCCTTAATACAGCTATAGGAAGATAATAATTTGGAATATGAAGACAGCCCCAGTCTTCATGATAGGCTACAGGTTGTCcttgaaaaatgcagcaaacGCTTGTTGATAGATTTTCTATGTTATCAGACGAGGCTAATACCTTCATTGATTAGAAATCAGTTTTTCTCCCTGACATTACCAGCTGTAATGACAGTAATCTGAGAACACAAGATTAAACTGGCAATTTGAGCAGTAGTTAATGTCTTAATTagaacttttaaatttaaagcttAGCATCCATTGGGATTTTCAAGGGAGAAAATAACTTGTACCCCCAAGAGTAGAAAAGGGAGGAACTGTTGTGTAATGGCTAAATAGCAAGAAATTCTGCTGGGTTTTAACTTTGATGTTGCCACTGGTATGTTTGGAGAAATGAATTTACCTGCTCAACCATATCTTATCCCTAAAATGGGCAGTGCTCAacctctctctcaaaaaaaccCAAGGCTTAATCATAATTGTGGgtatcaaaattatttatagttttgcattttaacaaatactttttttttttttttcttttttctttttctagttgGCTTTCCCTTATGGCTCAATTTTAAGCTGAAACTGAACTGATGTATGCTTTAGGTCAGTCATTCCTGACCTTTTTTTAGCTAAAGGCACCTGCTAttatcttttcctctgctctctcttccctcctacCACTGTGGCCACTTTCTCACTCCCACCAGAAGTTGCAATGCCTATGTGGGTTCAGAGGAGCTTTTCACCTCACTGCTGAAATGTTGTCAGTGCTTTAGACACTAGGGAAGGACTGAATTTATGTGCTGAAGAGGGAGCAAAGcccttagaaaaagaaaaaaaaaaatagccttagGTCATTAACAGTGGTTCTTCTGATGCCTGTAAATATCTGTAGTCTACTTCTGAGTATGTGCCACTTGATATTTATATTAGCAATAGTGCATTCTGATATCTCGTTAAagttttttctttgacttctgATCTCTATCTAGGGTAATGCTGAAATCCAGATCAggtgcttttaattttcataaggTGTTTCTGCTCTCTTCATAGGCATTTGTTAAAATGGTTGCTCACCATGTTTCCTTCCTAGAAGAGCAAGTGCTTGAAGCAGAGAAGAGCCATGGCACTTTTCTCAATGCTGTTTGCAAATTGTTTCAATGTGCAACTATCCcgtcttttaaaaatgtgagtatttttaaagttgttttcagAGGATGGGGAAGATGTTAAATACCTTTTCTAGATCAAACGTGGCCTTCCAGgagatttgatttttaattttaagtggTATAAAAGAGATACCCATGATTTGCTTctgtgaaggtttttttttaaaaacagattatttcaatgaaattatTTAGCAGTGCCTataccccccccccttttttttttcccctcacgGAGATGGTGCAGTATTATGCTGATATGCATAAAACCAGGTAGGCAATAATATGCAGGTATCAGTGCATACGTAGGGACAGCTGAACCAATTCAAATTCTTGTTTGGTGTCAGGGCAACCTCAGTAAACGTCCATTGTAGAAGTGAAGTTCAATTTCTACAGGTTCAGGACAAACCTTAACTGCTCAAAGAGTGTAATGAATATGCAGAGGCATGGAAAGAAGATAGTGCATGCTCATTTGGTCTTTGGATAATTTAGCTGTCAAACTCTAGTGAATCTTTAGAAAACCCCAGTAAAAAGTGTAACTTGGCCAAATTTGGTAATATTTTCACAGCAATGGGAAAAGATGTCCCTGATATGAGGGCAGTTTTCTGccaatttaaaatttctgctgtAGCTCATGAAGGCAATGGAGCTTTTCAAAAGGGCTAAACGACACATacttttccttaattttgttATCTAAATTGGCTTATTTTTGTTCCCTAAAACTTTCCAAACATGTTAAGCCTGCAGCAGATACCCAGTCTGGGAAAAGTATCAATGCTGGATTTTTTTGCAAGGTTGGTCTGCCTATACAAATAATGTTGTATAACCAGGATGCCAAGAAGAACGGAGAAGGCCAGACTAGTTACTCAGATGCTGGCTTGAGTTGGGCTCaaagataatatatattttttttgtccttataaagaaaaatctcaaatattgTGTAATTGTGTATTCATTCTTGCAAGCATCTTGGAATGATAGTATTAgtgaacagaagagaaaaataaatagggaGTGGTGTAACTTTCTACTGTATTGatcttgtgctcttcctctcagctttttccccaaatataGTACAACTAGAAAGCATGGTCAGAGAGCTAACTAGGATGAGCACAGATAAGAAGAGTTCCATCACAGGAATTTCTAAACAGAAGATTTAGTGTGAGGGAGGACAAGACAGGATAGAGAGTTGTGAAGTCATTCTGTATGTGGAACAGGTGAACAGAGAATAATCATTCACTCCCTGACATAACTCAAGAACTATGGTAATCCAAAGAAATTATCAGCATGGAGGTTCACCATGCAAAAAAAAGGGAGGTGCTTAATTTACATGCTGTATCAATATTCAGTGACACTTATGTTCACAGGATGTTACGTATTCCAAAAGTGGTCAGACAAATTCATGTAAAGTAATCCAAAAAttggtattttaaatatacttataCCAGTCCTTCAGCCATGAATTCTTGGACACTGGGAAGTAAGTTGGTATTTTCACCCTTTAAACCTTTCTTTAGACATTTCCTTCATCTGGTCCATCCTGGACCTTTGAATGATGCAGGATAGCTACTTGTTAATGACTTTTATACTGTGGTTCTCACTGTAAATTCTGCTTCTGATTGGCAATACTCTGTGGTGGTAAGGAATTACTAATTTCTAATGCAGGAAGCACTGAATTGTTTAAGGATGTAAATGGAGTCTGAATTTTCTACAGCTCCTTTCTTTTGGTTTGGCTGTTGCTTGAAACCTAATAAGATCACCACCAGCTAATGAAATTTCTGTACTCTCTCcaaatctgtttctttgtaGTTGTCCAACCTCTTTCCTCTGTTCTGTAGGATAACATGTTACAGATGCCCCTTAGGCAtctttgccatttaaaaattagGACAGTCCTGACTGTTTTTGTAGGTGAGTTTAACTTGGTCTGAAATGATGGTACCAAACCTGTGTATATTCTCTCTATAGCCTTCTTGATCAGGCTGGGTATAAAAATTTGAGAGTTGCCCTCTTTGAGCAGAAAGAGTGTGTGCACATATGAGTATTTCAGCTAAGTGTTTTCCTCGTCTGATAAAACATGCCTGCTAACTTAAGTGTAAGGAAAATCTCATTCACGTGT
It includes:
- the BCAS4 gene encoding breast carcinoma-amplified sequence 4, whose protein sequence is MLRPGAPPEPREGAEESEVAALEEAVEELLGQLEAFCGLTEAIRSDTSEILEETIPLIKDKVMEMNHVYAKIDKLEAFVKMVAHHVSFLEEQVLEAEKSHGTFLNAVCKLFQCATIPSFKNSRPPSVASSYNLPKLYRTEDYFPMNYVGTKYPNH